In the Girardinichthys multiradiatus isolate DD_20200921_A chromosome 4, DD_fGirMul_XY1, whole genome shotgun sequence genome, one interval contains:
- the LOC124867256 gene encoding hatching enzyme 1.2-like, which yields MIPVFFVLLFVLVPSLTAVPLKAVDTNQTREDIDVTEALSKANAGIKIPLIFGDIAPTKNRNAVPCTATGCKWPKSGGFVYVPVQIGSEYTTAERNLIINSLVSFHSATCIRFVWRESFHQDFLYFFSGSGCWSYLGRQGGGQLVSLMKNGCLYQSTVQHEVNHALGFHHEQVRSDRDNFIQILTQNIQPGMEHNFQKVQTNNLGTPYDFNSVMHYHKFAFSRNGQPTILSKANPTLDFGRATTMSVNDINRIKRLYGC from the exons atGATTCCAGTTTTCTTCGTCCTCCTCTTCGTCCTCGTCCCCTCGTTGACGGCTGTTCCTCTG AAAGCTGTTGACACAAATCAAACGC GTGAGGACATAGATGTCACTGAAGCCCTCTCCAAGGCAAATGCTGGCATAA AGATTCCGCTGATTTTCGGTGACATCGCACCGACCAAAAATCGCAATGCAGTACCATGCACGGCAACAGGCTGCAAATGGCCCAAATCTGGAGGATTTGTTTACGTTCCTGTCCAGATCGGTTCTGAATACA CCACAGCAGAACGTAACCTAATCATTAATAGCCTGGTGAGCTTCCACTCCGCCACCTGCATTCGCTTTGTTTGGAGGGAAAGCTTTCATCAGGACTTCCTTTACTTCTTCTCCGGATCTGG GTGTTGGTCCTACCTGGGTCGCCAGGGCGGAGGACAGCTGGTGTCCCTGATGAAAAATGGCTGTTTGTACCAATCCACAGTGCAACATGAGGTTAACCATGCTCTGGGCTTCCACCACGAGCAGGTCCGCTCTGACAGAGACAACTTCATCCAGATCCTCACCCAGAACATTCAGCCAG GAATGGAGCACAACTTTCAGAAGGTGCAGACTAACAACTTGGGAACTCCCTACGACTTCAACTCGGTTATGCATTACCACAA GTTTGCCTTTTCCAGAAATGGCCAACCAACAATCCTTTCCAAAGCTAATCCTACGCTTGATTTCGGGAGGGCCACTACGATGAGCGTCAATGATATCAACCGTATCAAAAGACTTTATGGATGCT GA